From a single Ignavibacteria bacterium genomic region:
- a CDS encoding nitronate monooxygenase, translated as MQTNITKLFNISLPIISGGMVWVSGWKLASAVSENGGLGLIGAGSMKPDLLREHIRKCRAATSKPFGVNLPQLREDISALVDVVLEEDVKIVFTSAGHPGRHIERLKSNGAKVIHVVSNIKQGLKSQEVGCDAVVGEGVEAGGHNGPDEITTLCLIPQLVDALKIPVIAAGGIADGRQVAACLALGASGVQIGTLFAASLESSAHPLYKQMVIEASDNGTILGLRNAGLARMIKNPFSLQVLELEKKGATKEEIIEALGRKREMLGIFEGNYEEGQFEAGQSSGLVKEILPVHEIFQKLLQEISLAKTSLDYCLVTKPEI; from the coding sequence ATTCAAACAAACATCACAAAACTTTTTAACATCTCTCTCCCCATAATCTCCGGTGGCATGGTTTGGGTCTCCGGCTGGAAGCTCGCATCCGCAGTATCAGAAAACGGCGGACTCGGTCTCATCGGTGCAGGCTCAATGAAACCTGACCTTCTGAGAGAACATATTCGAAAATGCAGGGCCGCCACTTCAAAACCTTTCGGAGTTAACCTCCCGCAACTCAGAGAGGATATTTCAGCTCTTGTGGATGTGGTGCTTGAAGAAGATGTGAAAATTGTCTTTACTTCTGCGGGTCACCCAGGGCGACATATCGAAAGATTGAAATCAAATGGCGCCAAGGTTATCCATGTGGTTTCTAACATAAAGCAGGGACTCAAATCCCAGGAAGTCGGTTGCGATGCCGTTGTTGGTGAAGGAGTGGAAGCCGGAGGGCACAACGGACCAGATGAAATAACCACTCTCTGCCTGATTCCACAACTGGTTGATGCGTTAAAAATCCCTGTTATCGCTGCAGGGGGAATTGCTGACGGTCGCCAAGTAGCTGCCTGCCTAGCTCTCGGAGCATCCGGTGTGCAAATTGGGACTCTCTTTGCCGCATCACTTGAATCTTCTGCTCATCCTCTTTATAAACAGATGGTGATTGAAGCTTCAGATAACGGAACAATCCTCGGACTCCGAAATGCAGGACTCGCAAGAATGATCAAAAATCCGTTTTCACTGCAGGTTCTCGAACTCGAGAAAAAAGGGGCTACCAAAGAGGAAATCATCGAAGCTCTCGGCAGGAAACGGGAAATGCTGGGAATCTTCGAAGGGAACTACGAAGAAGGACAGTTCGAAGCCGGGCAGAGCTCCGGTTTGGTTAAGGAGATTCTGCCCGTTCATGAAATTTTTCAGAAGCTTTTACAGGAGATTTCTCTCGCCAAAACTTCTCTTGATTAC
- a CDS encoding glycosyltransferase family 39 protein — translation MRLKFLQNKDNYIWLILVLALVLRLGAFFSFQPWDPITQNEVVLRFDAAQYHSLAVSLTEGHYQGNAFWAPGYPFFAALVYHIFGPKPWAVLMLNCFIGLISVFLLEKMGTKFFGKKTGLLVALLMAIEPHQIMYSQMFYTENLFIPLLLASAFCLLLYVEKSEINKLILSAFFLALCVYIRPAANYLVIVWAGFLLYHFGKKWKEGGKAASILAGVMLLILSPWLIRNYVLYGYFGHTTNGGFNVAYIFASSIYENQYGMTKDSSLAILQDRVQKSGKDLSNPFILDQVEAEVGWQVIKSHPKEYLVNHFFGSTNIYFSLSTNLLAEILHIKDQLLVQPKGSPAYNHIDEFLERKATPLVVAGAFILLYMTVIYSFVLRGILVMYKDGQKEILFFLLLTILYFTLIIGPLGGSVRFKVPITPFYLIIAAVGMIKSFPLISFWSKKEKA, via the coding sequence ATGCGTCTCAAATTCCTTCAAAACAAGGATAATTACATCTGGTTGATACTTGTTCTGGCTCTCGTTTTGAGGTTGGGAGCGTTTTTTTCGTTTCAGCCTTGGGACCCGATTACACAAAACGAAGTTGTTCTCAGATTCGATGCTGCTCAATATCATTCACTGGCAGTAAGTCTTACCGAGGGACATTATCAGGGAAACGCTTTTTGGGCGCCTGGTTATCCATTTTTTGCTGCCCTGGTCTACCACATTTTTGGTCCAAAACCTTGGGCTGTTTTGATGCTAAATTGTTTTATTGGGTTAATTTCAGTCTTTCTTCTTGAGAAAATGGGAACAAAGTTTTTCGGAAAGAAGACCGGACTTCTCGTAGCTCTTTTGATGGCGATTGAGCCTCATCAAATAATGTACTCTCAGATGTTTTATACAGAGAATTTGTTTATTCCGCTATTATTGGCTTCTGCTTTCTGTTTACTGCTTTATGTCGAGAAATCAGAGATCAACAAACTGATATTATCGGCTTTTTTCCTGGCATTATGTGTTTATATCAGACCCGCAGCAAATTACCTTGTCATTGTTTGGGCGGGATTTCTGCTGTATCATTTTGGCAAAAAGTGGAAGGAGGGGGGGAAGGCGGCTTCAATTTTGGCCGGAGTAATGCTACTTATTCTTTCACCCTGGTTAATAAGAAATTATGTGCTTTACGGTTACTTCGGACATACAACTAACGGTGGATTCAATGTCGCATATATATTCGCAAGTTCGATCTATGAAAATCAGTATGGGATGACAAAGGATTCAAGTCTCGCAATTCTTCAGGACAGGGTTCAAAAATCAGGAAAAGACCTCAGCAATCCATTTATTTTGGATCAGGTCGAGGCAGAAGTCGGTTGGCAAGTTATAAAATCCCATCCGAAGGAGTACCTTGTTAATCACTTTTTTGGCAGTACAAATATTTACTTCTCACTTTCAACTAATCTTCTTGCAGAAATATTGCATATCAAGGATCAGCTTCTCGTTCAGCCGAAAGGAAGCCCTGCTTACAATCATATAGATGAATTTCTTGAGAGAAAGGCAACTCCTTTGGTGGTAGCGGGTGCCTTTATTTTGTTGTATATGACTGTTATATATTCGTTTGTTCTTCGCGGAATCCTGGTAATGTACAAAGATGGACAGAAGGAGATTCTTTTCTTTTTACTCCTGACAATTCTCTATTTTACTTTAATAATTGGTCCTTTAGGTGGAAGTGTCAGGTTCAAGGTGCCGATTACTCCCTTCTACCTGATTATTGCTGCAGTTGGAATGATCAAGTCTTTCCCCCTGATATCATTTTGGTCGAAAAAGGAGAAAGCCTGA
- a CDS encoding NTP transferase domain-containing protein produces MRAIIPVAGIGSRLKPHTNTIPKVLLTVGDKPILGHILQKLLDSGIHEATFVTGHLGGMIKHYVEKNFPMIDSIFVEQKKQEGLGHAIYQAAHTFGNDEIFIILGDTIFDVDLDKVFSLGASALGLKYVDDPRRFGVAIIEDGEIKQLVEKPEVPPSNMAIVGLYYIRNSEKLAECLKHNIDKDIRTRGEFQLTDALQMMLDQGEKMVPFTVDGWYDCGKPETLLETNRFLLSKHHDSNGSGKVVINPPCYIHPSAVIINSVVGPFVTISEGVKISESVVKNSIIGPHAEVERCIFEDSLIGANSFLRGKYTRVNTGDSSEIDFN; encoded by the coding sequence ATGCGAGCAATAATACCGGTAGCCGGCATCGGCAGCCGATTAAAACCACATACCAATACGATTCCAAAAGTGCTTCTTACCGTAGGTGACAAGCCAATTCTTGGTCATATCCTGCAGAAGCTGCTTGATTCAGGGATTCATGAAGCCACCTTTGTTACGGGTCATCTCGGCGGAATGATAAAACATTATGTCGAGAAAAACTTTCCGATGATTGATTCTATCTTCGTTGAGCAAAAGAAGCAGGAGGGTCTCGGTCACGCGATATATCAGGCTGCGCATACTTTTGGCAACGATGAAATATTTATAATTCTCGGTGATACAATATTTGATGTCGATCTGGATAAGGTTTTCTCATTGGGAGCAAGTGCATTAGGGCTTAAATATGTAGACGACCCCCGCAGGTTTGGTGTCGCAATAATTGAGGACGGAGAAATTAAACAGCTTGTTGAAAAGCCGGAAGTTCCACCTTCAAACATGGCTATTGTGGGTTTGTATTACATAAGGAATTCGGAAAAACTTGCAGAGTGTCTCAAGCACAACATCGACAAAGATATCCGCACCCGTGGTGAATTCCAGTTGACGGACGCACTTCAGATGATGCTCGATCAGGGAGAGAAAATGGTGCCATTCACTGTGGATGGCTGGTATGATTGCGGTAAACCTGAAACTTTATTGGAGACAAACAGGTTTTTATTATCGAAGCACCATGATTCAAACGGGAGTGGCAAAGTTGTTATTAACCCGCCATGCTACATACATCCCAGCGCAGTAATTATAAATTCCGTTGTCGGACCCTTTGTTACCATTTCAGAGGGGGTAAAAATTTCGGAGTCGGTAGTAAAAAATTCTATTATAGGACCCCATGCCGAGGTGGAGAGATGTATCTTTGAAGATTCTCTGATCGGTGCAAATTCATTTTTGCGGGGAAAATACACCCGGGTAAATACCGGTGATTCATCAGAAATTGATTTTAATTAA
- a CDS encoding methionine adenosyltransferase, with the protein MSFYFTSESVSEGHPDKLCDAISDAVLDAIYEQDPNSRVACETYATTGLVVVGGEITTNAYIDLNKVVRQTIEEIGYTKSEYKFAAESVGIVNVMHEQSRDIAMGVDTGGAGDQGIMFGFACDQTEELMPLPIVLSHKLVAKLAEIRKSNNGLMKWLRPDSKSQVTVEYSDDKTPLRVDAVVISTQHDADVDQETIKNEVIENVIKTVIPANLLDENTKFHINPTGRFEIGGPHGDTGLTGRKIIVDTYGGWAPHGGGAFSGKDPSKVDRSATYAARHIAKNVVAAGLAKECLIQVAYAIGVAQPVSIFVNTYGTGKIEDKAIAKMIEKEVDLTPKGIIERLQLRRPVYRATAAYGHFGRSGDGFTWEKLDLVDTFKKYAN; encoded by the coding sequence ATGTCATTTTATTTCACATCTGAATCGGTGTCTGAAGGACACCCCGATAAATTGTGCGATGCTATTTCCGATGCGGTTCTTGATGCCATATACGAGCAGGACCCCAACTCTAGAGTAGCTTGCGAAACCTATGCCACTACCGGACTTGTTGTAGTAGGTGGCGAGATAACCACAAATGCATACATCGATCTTAATAAAGTAGTAAGACAAACAATCGAAGAGATCGGCTATACCAAATCAGAATATAAATTTGCTGCTGAAAGTGTTGGTATTGTCAATGTAATGCATGAACAGTCAAGAGACATTGCAATGGGAGTTGATACAGGCGGTGCCGGAGATCAGGGTATTATGTTTGGATTTGCATGCGATCAGACAGAAGAATTGATGCCTTTGCCGATAGTTCTTTCACACAAACTGGTGGCAAAACTTGCAGAGATCAGAAAATCCAACAATGGTTTGATGAAATGGTTGAGACCCGACTCAAAATCACAGGTCACAGTTGAATATTCTGATGACAAAACCCCGCTTCGCGTTGATGCAGTGGTAATTTCCACTCAGCACGATGCAGATGTCGATCAAGAGACCATCAAAAATGAAGTTATTGAAAATGTAATAAAGACGGTGATACCTGCAAATCTTCTCGATGAAAACACCAAATTCCACATCAATCCGACCGGAAGATTTGAAATTGGCGGACCACACGGAGATACAGGTCTTACAGGCAGAAAAATCATTGTTGACACCTACGGTGGATGGGCTCCTCATGGTGGTGGTGCATTTTCGGGAAAAGATCCTTCCAAAGTTGACAGAAGTGCCACTTACGCAGCCCGTCACATCGCAAAGAATGTAGTTGCTGCAGGACTTGCGAAAGAATGCCTGATTCAGGTTGCTTACGCGATCGGTGTCGCTCAGCCTGTTTCGATATTTGTTAACACCTATGGTACCGGAAAGATTGAAGACAAAGCGATTGCAAAAATGATCGAAAAAGAAGTTGATCTTACACCAAAAGGAATTATTGAAAGACTTCAACTCAGGAGACCCGTTTACAGAGCAACCGCAGCATACGGTCACTTTGGCAGAAGTGGAGACGGATTTACCTGGGAGAAACTCGACCTGGTAGATACTTTCAAGAAATACGCTAATTAA
- a CDS encoding adenosylhomocysteinase, with protein MDHKQGHYKVRDISLAEAGRMKIEWAESRMPVMMKIRKEVEVTKPLAGYKIAGCLHVTKETAVLIETLSAAGAKVSWSGCNPLSTQDDIAAALAANGTEIYAWHGMNVEEFYWCIERTLDMKPNLTLDDGADLIFTVHNKFPELIPTIIGGTEETTTGVHRLRAMADAGALKYPVIAVNDAETKWDFDNVFGTGQSSIDGILRATSILLAGKNFVVAGYGHCGSGVAKRAQGMGANVIATEVKPTAALKATLEGMRVMTMDQAAAIGDVFITATGIKDIIVKRHFEVMKDGAIICNTGHYDCEININDLEAIAVKKRTVRPNNEEYTLADGRKIYLLAQGRLVNLAAAEGHPSEVMDMSFANQFMSQVRLATEHKNGNKLDNKVYDIPEAQDQEIAGIKLSTLGYSIDKLTPEQIEYMDDYSAGT; from the coding sequence ATGGATCACAAACAAGGTCACTACAAAGTTAGAGACATTTCCCTCGCTGAAGCGGGAAGAATGAAAATAGAGTGGGCAGAGTCAAGAATGCCCGTAATGATGAAAATCAGAAAAGAAGTTGAAGTCACAAAACCGTTGGCAGGTTACAAAATCGCCGGCTGTCTTCATGTTACAAAAGAAACTGCAGTTCTCATCGAAACCCTTTCTGCAGCAGGTGCAAAAGTTTCATGGAGCGGATGCAATCCACTTTCTACTCAGGATGACATTGCAGCAGCTCTTGCCGCCAATGGAACCGAAATTTATGCATGGCACGGAATGAATGTTGAAGAATTCTACTGGTGCATCGAACGCACACTCGACATGAAACCAAACCTTACACTCGATGATGGCGCTGATCTTATCTTCACAGTTCACAACAAATTCCCTGAACTCATTCCTACCATAATTGGTGGTACAGAAGAGACTACAACCGGTGTTCACAGACTTAGAGCAATGGCAGATGCAGGTGCATTGAAATATCCTGTAATTGCAGTAAATGATGCTGAAACAAAATGGGATTTTGATAATGTGTTCGGAACAGGTCAGTCATCAATCGATGGTATTCTCAGAGCTACATCAATTCTGCTTGCAGGTAAAAACTTCGTGGTAGCCGGTTACGGTCACTGCGGAAGTGGTGTTGCAAAGAGAGCCCAAGGAATGGGTGCAAATGTTATAGCTACCGAAGTTAAACCTACTGCAGCTCTCAAAGCTACACTCGAAGGTATGCGCGTCATGACAATGGATCAGGCTGCAGCTATCGGCGATGTATTCATTACAGCTACCGGTATCAAAGATATCATTGTAAAGAGACACTTCGAAGTAATGAAAGATGGCGCAATTATCTGCAACACCGGTCATTATGACTGCGAAATCAATATCAACGATCTCGAAGCAATCGCTGTGAAGAAAAGAACTGTTCGTCCAAACAACGAAGAGTACACCCTTGCTGACGGAAGAAAAATATATCTTCTTGCACAGGGCAGACTTGTAAATCTCGCCGCTGCTGAAGGACATCCCTCTGAAGTTATGGATATGTCATTTGCCAATCAGTTCATGTCACAGGTTCGCCTCGCAACTGAACACAAGAATGGCAATAAACTTGACAACAAAGTTTATGACATTCCTGAAGCTCAGGATCAGGAAATCGCCGGAATCAAACTTTCTACTCTTGGTTACTCAATCGACAAATTGACACCGGAACAGATTGAATACATGGACGATTATTCAGCAGGAACCTGA
- a CDS encoding threonylcarbamoyl-AMP synthase, which translates to MELYELHPITPQKRFITKAAESLRAGEIVIFPTDTYYGMGCSIYAKGALERLFSIKNETRDKLFSFIVPDLKDISTHARVSDFAYKKMRKLLPGPYTFILPAAREVPKRLWSKRKTVGIRVPDHAIAIELARELGHPIVSTSTTNRRGDILTRPEEIESVLGFAVDVMLSAGYVPNQPSSVIDLSGDEPVIIREGAGDISSFED; encoded by the coding sequence ATGGAATTGTACGAGCTTCATCCGATAACACCGCAGAAGAGATTTATCACAAAAGCTGCCGAGTCTCTCCGTGCAGGGGAAATAGTGATATTTCCGACTGACACATATTACGGAATGGGGTGCAGTATTTATGCCAAAGGGGCACTTGAGCGCCTTTTCTCGATCAAGAATGAAACGAGGGACAAGCTGTTCAGTTTTATTGTTCCCGATCTCAAAGACATATCCACACATGCCCGAGTCTCCGATTTTGCTTACAAAAAGATGAGAAAATTGCTTCCGGGTCCATACACATTCATCCTTCCTGCGGCAAGGGAAGTGCCAAAAAGATTGTGGTCGAAAAGAAAAACAGTGGGTATCAGGGTTCCCGATCATGCAATAGCGATTGAACTCGCCAGGGAACTCGGACATCCGATCGTCAGTACCTCCACAACCAACAGAAGAGGTGACATTCTTACACGACCTGAGGAGATTGAATCAGTTTTGGGGTTTGCAGTCGATGTTATGCTTTCAGCAGGTTATGTCCCAAACCAGCCCTCAAGTGTTATTGACCTAAGTGGTGATGAACCCGTAATTATCAGAGAAGGAGCCGGGGATATCAGCTCGTTTGAAGATTGA
- a CDS encoding cysteine synthase family protein — MTFNSNLNLLKAIGRTPCVKLENISKLTNHEVWAKLEFMNPGGSIKDRIAMYMIEKAEKEGKIKPGDTIIENSSGNTAMGLAIVCKQKGYKLKIVIRNTTSKEKIKMLEIMGVDVIKVDASLPPEHPESYNNFAAKLASEDPNVFYIDQHNNLDNNEAHYMSTGPEIWQQMNGRIDYFVAGVGTGGTCTGAGRYLKEKNPDIKVVGVDPVGSIFYEYFKTKKIGTPSRYLIEGLGDEFLIQTAQLHVLDDMIQVTDKQAIEYTFLLVAEEGILSGGSSGANIFGVLSLAKQLKEPSVICTVICDSGYKYLSTVYNDDWLTANNLI; from the coding sequence ATGACATTTAATTCTAATCTCAACCTCCTGAAAGCCATTGGCAGAACCCCGTGTGTCAAGCTGGAGAATATTTCAAAACTCACAAATCATGAAGTGTGGGCCAAACTTGAGTTCATGAATCCAGGCGGCAGCATCAAAGACCGCATCGCGATGTACATGATCGAAAAAGCGGAAAAAGAGGGAAAAATTAAACCGGGAGACACGATAATCGAAAACTCCTCGGGAAATACTGCGATGGGGCTGGCGATCGTCTGCAAACAGAAAGGCTACAAATTAAAGATCGTTATCAGAAACACCACTTCAAAAGAAAAAATTAAAATGCTCGAAATCATGGGTGTGGATGTAATTAAAGTAGATGCATCCCTTCCCCCTGAACATCCGGAGTCATACAACAATTTCGCTGCAAAACTCGCTTCTGAAGACCCAAATGTTTTTTATATCGATCAACACAACAACCTTGACAACAATGAGGCTCACTATATGTCAACCGGTCCCGAAATCTGGCAGCAAATGAACGGAAGAATCGACTATTTCGTTGCAGGTGTGGGAACTGGTGGAACATGCACAGGTGCCGGAAGATATCTGAAAGAGAAAAATCCCGACATAAAGGTTGTGGGCGTCGATCCAGTCGGTTCAATATTTTATGAATACTTTAAAACCAAAAAAATCGGGACTCCCTCCCGATACCTCATCGAAGGCCTTGGTGACGAGTTTCTTATTCAAACCGCCCAGCTCCATGTACTCGATGACATGATTCAGGTGACCGATAAGCAGGCTATAGAATATACTTTTCTGCTCGTGGCTGAAGAGGGAATTTTATCCGGTGGGTCATCGGGTGCGAACATTTTCGGTGTCTTGTCACTCGCAAAACAACTGAAGGAGCCCTCAGTCATCTGTACCGTCATCTGCGACTCAGGCTATAAGTATCTCTCCACCGTATATAACGATGACTGGCTAACTGCGAATAACCTGATATAA
- a CDS encoding glycosyltransferase family 2 protein gives MAQPLTVVIMLNYNGAKDTVECIESVQRIDYENYRILIVDNCSTDNSVEVFRERFPALDLYVTEKNLGYTGGINRGFREASKFGPKYMLVLNNDTIVEPNFLSELVNAMESDPQAAAAGGLILAEHDRKTIWFGNGKMIKWRGLAIHLDKGLPVEKKSHNQVTETDFLTGCMILFRTDHLAKAGLEDEDFFMYLDDIEFSARLKKYGFKLLYQPAAVIYHKVLGERESPLKLYYSVRNRFLLNNKMNSGIVRLISAIYFFAVISLKIVVWSFTNKPFAKVARAALNDYFAHNLGSGRGPNLTGILEG, from the coding sequence ATGGCACAACCCCTTACCGTAGTTATCATGCTGAATTATAACGGGGCAAAAGACACGGTGGAATGTATTGAATCTGTGCAACGAATAGACTATGAAAACTACAGAATTCTTATAGTTGACAATTGCTCAACTGATAATTCTGTCGAGGTTTTCAGAGAGAGGTTCCCTGCACTTGATCTTTATGTTACCGAAAAAAATCTAGGATATACGGGGGGAATAAACAGAGGATTCAGGGAGGCTTCCAAATTTGGACCTAAGTATATGCTGGTATTGAACAATGATACCATTGTTGAGCCAAATTTTCTCTCTGAACTTGTAAATGCGATGGAATCAGATCCGCAGGCAGCCGCAGCGGGAGGGCTCATACTTGCCGAACACGACAGAAAAACCATCTGGTTTGGAAATGGTAAAATGATAAAGTGGCGGGGACTTGCGATTCATTTAGACAAAGGGTTACCCGTAGAGAAGAAATCACACAATCAAGTAACAGAGACTGATTTCCTTACCGGTTGCATGATCCTTTTCAGAACCGATCATCTCGCAAAAGCCGGGTTGGAAGATGAAGATTTTTTCATGTACCTTGACGATATAGAATTTTCCGCGAGGTTGAAAAAATATGGTTTCAAGCTTTTATATCAACCTGCTGCGGTAATCTATCACAAAGTTTTAGGCGAAAGAGAGAGTCCTTTAAAACTTTATTATTCAGTCAGGAACCGTTTTTTACTTAATAACAAGATGAACAGTGGTATCGTCCGTCTAATATCAGCAATCTATTTTTTTGCTGTGATATCGTTGAAAATAGTTGTCTGGTCTTTTACAAACAAACCTTTTGCAAAAGTAGCCCGGGCGGCGTTGAACGATTATTTCGCCCATAATCTGGGTTCTGGACGGGGACCCAACCTGACAGGAATTCTTGAAGGCTGA
- a CDS encoding glycosyltransferase family 2 protein: MKKVFAVILNYNGYDDTLNCLKSLQRENYKELYPVIVDNNSPDGSGKRLFSEITSLPVILNEENTGYAGGMNTGARYALSHGADFVLYVNNDTEFGDNTISEMVKVAERDSAIGIVSPKVLYLDERDKIYCAGSRYIFWRCGNVSLGKGTKASENCNSEMEITHAEGACLLIKREVFEKSGFMSEFFFMYFEDLEYSLRVNKKFKIMFTPNAVMYHQSGAGKSFEQYSKLYHYYFTRNRFLIFRDHNLFEKLYVFLYSTAITILKSLAIIKGATEKGRTLKAIWSGYFSGLAYMTKIWKLDESRPLINKNL, encoded by the coding sequence TTGAAAAAAGTATTTGCAGTAATTCTTAATTATAATGGATATGATGATACTCTGAATTGTCTGAAAAGTCTTCAAAGGGAAAACTACAAAGAGTTGTACCCTGTCATCGTTGACAACAACTCACCAGACGGCAGCGGCAAGAGGCTTTTTTCGGAAATTACCAGTCTGCCTGTGATCCTGAACGAAGAGAACACGGGATATGCCGGAGGAATGAATACAGGTGCCCGATACGCTCTCTCCCATGGTGCCGATTTTGTTTTATATGTAAACAATGATACCGAATTTGGGGATAATACAATTTCGGAGATGGTTAAAGTAGCAGAAAGGGATTCTGCCATCGGGATAGTATCTCCGAAGGTTCTCTACCTTGATGAGAGGGATAAAATATACTGTGCCGGCAGCCGTTACATTTTTTGGCGGTGTGGAAATGTTTCACTGGGGAAAGGAACAAAAGCTTCCGAAAACTGTAATTCAGAGATGGAAATAACACACGCAGAGGGGGCCTGTCTGCTGATAAAAAGAGAGGTTTTTGAGAAGTCTGGCTTCATGAGTGAGTTCTTTTTCATGTATTTTGAAGACCTTGAATACTCACTGAGGGTAAATAAAAAATTCAAAATTATGTTTACTCCCAACGCAGTGATGTATCATCAGTCGGGGGCAGGCAAATCATTTGAACAGTACTCAAAACTGTACCATTATTACTTTACAAGGAACAGGTTCCTTATTTTCAGAGATCATAATCTCTTCGAAAAACTTTATGTGTTCCTTTATTCCACGGCAATAACGATTCTGAAATCGCTTGCAATAATTAAAGGTGCCACGGAAAAAGGAAGAACTCTCAAAGCGATATGGAGTGGTTATTTTTCCGGACTCGCATATATGACAAAAATTTGGAAGCTTGACGAAAGCAGACCTTTAATAAACAAAAACCTGTAA